Proteins encoded in a region of the Quercus lobata isolate SW786 chromosome 8, ValleyOak3.0 Primary Assembly, whole genome shotgun sequence genome:
- the LOC115956199 gene encoding receptor-like protein EIX1, producing MDGSFKLRAVTLTLFLVFLTLAAIDPKFCYGNSEIHCIQSEQQALLRFKQDLTDPLNRLASWAGDGDCCQWKGVVCNNVTGHVQELHLRSFPPPELEYFSIEAHYEAAIQSYAQTMFGGKINPSLLDLKHLFYLDLSYNNFGLFPIPEFLGSMKSLKYLNLFSAGSGELIPPQIGNLSDLHYLNLGGFGYNFLSVNNLHWLSSLPLLQVLDLSGVDLSQASDLLQVTNKITSLSELWLHYKTRRP from the coding sequence ATGGACGGTTCCTTTAAATTAAGAGCCGTTACATTAACCCTTTTCCTTGTGTTTCTCACTTTGGCAGCTATTGATCCTAAGTTCTGCTATGGAAACTCTGAGATTCATTGCATCCAAAGTGAGCAACAGGCCcttctcagattcaagcaaGATCTTACTGATCCTTTAAACCGGCTTGCCTCTTGGGCTGGTGATGGGGATTGTTGTCAGTGGAAGGGAGTTGTCTGCAACAATGTTACTGGTCACGTCCAAGAACTCCATCTCAGAAGCTTTCCTCCTCCTGAGCTTGAATACTTTTCAATTGAAGCCCATTATGAAGCTGCTATTCAATCTTATGCACAGACAATGTTTGGTGGTAAGATAAATCCTTCCCTACTTGATTTGAAGCATTTGTTTTACCTGGACTTGAGCTACAATAATTTTGGTCTATTTCCAATTCCTGAATTCCTCGGTTCCATGAAGAGTTTAAAATATCTTAATCTCTTCAGTGCGGGATCTGGGGAATTGATACCTCCTCAAATTGGAAATCTCTCAGATTTGCACTATCTTAATCTTGGAGGCTTTGGCTATAATTTTTTATCTGTCAATAACCTTCATTGGCTTTCTAGTCTTCCTTTGCTACAAGTGCTAGATTTGAGTGGTGTAGACCTTAGCCAAGCCTCTGATTTGCTTCAGGTGACAAACAAAATCACTTCCTTGTCAGAGTTGTGGTTACACTACAAAACGCGGAggccttag
- the LOC115955141 gene encoding receptor-like protein EIX2, which produces MDLFLRIRAITLILLLGLLSIASINPKFSSGESDQVRCIESERQALLKFKQDLKDPLNRLVSWAGNGDCCQWVGVVCDNVTGHVHELRLRSFPLVDDFASYERSRLGGKINPSLLDLKHLIYLDLSNNYFHHTQIPKFLGSMESLRYLNLSRAGFGGLIPHQLGNLSNLHYLDLGGFYDNDLNVMNLQWLSSLPLIQHLDLSGVNLSKASDWLHVINKLSFLSELRLSYCQLQGFIPPIPNINSSSLTTLDLSTNHFGKNNLILSWVFSLHNLVSLDLFASWFQGPIPVGLQNLTSLVRLDLSLNNFNSSIPNWLYSFNRLEFLNLYSTNLQGTISSSIGNLTSAIGIHMPFNELGGKIPTSLGNLCNLKEIDLSYNQLSQEISELLESLSGCVSNGLVILDLTEVDLSGHLTIELIGQFIDLVELSLGSTLVSGQIPESIGNLSFLRILDLADNQLNGTLPQSLGQLSKLESLYIASNKFNGVVSEVHFANLTRLIELHASKNQLTLEVSHNWIPSFQLYQLGFRSWNLGPKFPSWLCSQKHLWYLDISNTNVSNVVPPLFWNMSSQFMYLNLSHNLMYGEIPNILMVFPNRPTFDMSSNRFNGLLPLISSYVTILDLSNNLLSGSISHFLCYKMNEPKQMEYLDFEKNILSGEIADCWKMWQSLSALNLGSNNFIGSIPASIGSLIDLMYLHLYDNKFSGKLPSSLKNCKELVTIDIGENEFVGSMPSWIGQFSNLMILYLRSNNFHGLMPKEVCALSSLQILDLSHNKLFGGIPTCVMNFSAMTTTNNSDIAFYSYGFSIGYAEHEQFESALLVMKGRVVEYGTILGLVKSIDLSKNNFSGEIPNEVTSLQGLQSLNLSFNIFIGRIPESIGVMRSLEFIDFSVNQLSGEIPPSLSSLTFLSRLNLSYNKLIGKIPSSTQLQSLNASSFIGNELCGPPLTDNCTLNDGNLNIENKGSKDTSGLEVDWFYVSMALGFVVGFWVLWGPLLLNKQWRILYFQFLDRMEYKLRGVVAKCW; this is translated from the coding sequence ATGGACCTTTTCTTGAGAATAAGAGCCATTACATTAATCCTTTTACTTGGGCTGCTCAGTATAGCATCTATCAATCCTAAGTTCAGCAGTGGAGAGTCTGATCAGGTTCGTTGCATAGAAAGTGAGCGACAGGCACTTCTTAAGTTCAAGCAAGATCTTAAAGACCCTTTAAACCGGCTTGTCTCTTGGGCTGGTAATGGAGATTGTTGTCAGTGGGTGGGAGTTGTCTGCGACAACGTTACTGGTCATGTCCATGAACTCCGTCTCAGAAGCTTTCCTTTGGTGGATGATTTTGCATCTTATGAGCGATCAAGATTGGGAGGTAAGATAAATCCTTCTCTGCTTGATTTGAAGCATTTGATTTACTTGGACCTCAGCAACAATTATTTCCATCATACTCAAATTCCCAAATTCCTCGGTTCAATGGAGAGCTTAAGATATCTTAATCTCTCCCGTGCGGGATTTGGGGGATTGATTCCTCATCAACTTGGGAATCTCTCTAATTTGCACTATCTTGATCTTGGAGGTTTTTATGATAATGACTTAAATGTCATGAACCTTCAATGGCTTTCTAGTCTTCCTTTAATTCAACACCTTGATTTGAGTGGTGTAAACCTTAGCAAAGCCTCTGATTGGCTACATGTGATAAACAAACTCTCGTTCTTGTCAGAGTTGCGATTGTCATATTGCCAACTTCAAGGTTTCATCCCACCCATACCCAATATTAACTCTTCATCTCTCACCACTCTTGATCTTTCAACAAACCATTTCGGAAAAAACAACTTGATTCTATCATGGGTCTTTAGTCTTCATAATCTAGTTTCTCTTGATCTATTTGCCAGTTGGTTTCAAGGTCCAATCCCTGTTGGTCTCCAAAACTTGACCTCTCTTGTACGTCTTGATCTATCTTTGAACAATTTCAACTCCTCAATTCCCAATTGGTTGTATAGTTTTAATCGTCTTGAGTTTTTGAACCTTTACTCCACTAATTTGCAAGGTACAATCTCTAGTTCCATTGGAAACCTAACATCTGCCATTGGCATACACATGCCATTCAATGAACTTGGAGGAAAGATACCAACATCGTTGGGAAATCTCTGCAACTTAAAGGAAATTGATTTGTCATACAACCAATTGAGTCAAGAGATTTCTGAACTCTTAGAAAGTTTATCAGGATGTGTTTCAAATGGACTAGTGATCCTAGACTTGACTGAAGTAGACCTTTCTGGTCATTTGACTATTGAGCTAATTGGGCAATTTATAGATCTGGTTGAACTTTCTTTGGGGAGTACATTAGTTTCAGGTCAAATTCCAGAGTCTATAGGAAATCTTTCATTTTTGAGAATCTTGGACCTTGCAGATAATCAACTTAATGGAACTCTTCCTCAAAGTCTTGGACAACTCTCCAAATTAGAGTCTCTATATATTGCTTCAAATAAGTTCAATGGTGTTGTATCCGAAGTTCATTTTGCCAATTTAACAAGATTAATAGAACTTCATGCATCTAAAAATCAACTTACTTTAGAAGTAAGTCACAATTGGATCCCTTCTTTTCAACTGTACCAGTTAGGATTTAGATCATGGAATTTAGGGCCAAAATTTCCATCATGGCTTTGTTCACAAAAGCATCTCTGGTATTTGGATATATCCAACACCAATGTTTCAAATGTAGTTCCACCTTTGTTTTGGAACATGTCTTCTCAATTCATGTATCTAAATTTGTCTCACAATCTGATGTATGGAGAGATTCCAAATATTTTGATGGTTTTTCCTAATCGTCCAACATTTGATATGAGTTCAAATCGCTTCAATGGTTTGTTACCTCTTATATCCTCATATGTGACCATATTAGATCTTTCTAACAATTTATTGTCTGGATCTATATCTCACTTTTTGTGTTACAAGATGAATGAGCCCAAACAAATGGAATAtctcgattttgaaaaaaatattttatcaggAGAAATAGCTGATTGTTGGAAAATGTGGCAAAGTTTGTCAGCCTTAAATTTGGGAAGCAATAATTTCATTGGTAGTATTCCAGCATCCATTGGATCTTTGATTGACCTTATGTATTTACACCTATATGACAACAAATTCTCTGGAAAATTACCATCctctttgaaaaattgtaaaGAGCTAGTGACCATTGATATTGGTGAAAATGAATTTGTTGGAAGCATGCCTTCATGGATAGGACAATTTTCAAACTTGATGATTCTCTACCTTCGCTCAAATAATTTTCATGGTCTTATGCCAAAAGAAGTTTGTGCTCTGTCTTCACTCCAAATCTTGGACCTTTCACATAATAAGCTATTTGGAGGCATACCTACATGTGTTATGAATTTCAGTGCCATGACCACAACTAACAATTCAGACATTGCCTTTTATTCATATGGCTTCTCAATAGGATATGCTGAACATGAGCAATTTGAAAGTGCATTGCTTGTGATGAAGGGACGAGTTGTTGAGTATGGCACCATTCTTGGGCTAGTAAAAAGTATAGATCTTTCAAAGAACAATTTCTCTGGAGAGATCCCCAATGAAGTGACTAGTCTCCAAGGATTACAATCATTGAATTTGTCATTTAATATCTTTATTGGAAGGATTCCTGAGAGTATAGGTGTTATGAGATCACTagaatttattgatttttctgTAAACCAACTTTCAGGTGAAATTCCTCCAAGTTTGTCGAGTTTGACATTTTTGAGTCGGTTGAATTTGTCATACAACAAATTAATTGGAAAAATTCCTTCAAGCACTCAGCTTCAAAGCCTTAATGCTTCTAGTTTTATTGGAAATGAACTTTGTGGACCTCCACTTACTGATAATTGTACTTTAAATGATGGAAACCTCAACATTGAAAACAAAGGTAGCAAGGATACTAGTGGACTTGAAGTGGATTGGTTCTATGTGAGCATGGCACTTGgatttgttgttggtttttgggttttatggGGTCCTTTACTTTTAAACAAGCAATGGAGAATTTTGTACTTTCAATTCCTGGATCGCATGGAGTACAAGCTTAGGGGTGTTGTGGCAAAATGTTGGTAG
- the LOC115956099 gene encoding receptor-like protein EIX2 produces MTSLKHLDLSTNNFNSSIPNWLYSLSHLEFLNLRKNLLQGIISTSIRNLTSAIGIDLTSNQLDGKVPRSLGNVCNLRELRLSDNKLSQEVSEILESLLRCVSYGLEVLEMYDAQLSSHLTEELGQFQNLTILSLEGNSIWGPIPISIGKLSSLRFLDLSSNQFNGTLPQSFGGLSKLEYVFIGGNMLEGVVSETHFANLRRLKELSTTPTHLTLKVSPNWIPPFQVVILELGSWILGPNFPLWICSQKQVWSLDISNTNVIGAIPPLFWNMSSQFNYLNLSHNHIYGEIPNIPVTLYPSSMIDMSSNSFNGSLPLISSNVSFLDLSNNLLSGSISHLLCYKKNEPKQMKLLNLGKNILSGNISYCWENWQKLLVLNLGNNNFTGSIPTSIEHLSLLKSLHLSNNKISGKLLHFLKNCTDLEIIDISENKFFGIIPSWIGQRHSSLIILILRSNNFHGAIPKQLCALTSLQILDLSHNKLFGSIPGCVNNLNAMASTSHNILQDLFVVVGVSMHFETANPERANLVIKGQVREYTTNLGLLRTIDLAKNNLSGEIPKEVTSLQGLQSLNLSFNNLTGRILENIGAMGSLESLDFSENQLSGEIPPSMSNLTFLSQLNLANNNLIGEIPLSTQLQSLNASGFIGNKLCGPPLTDNCTINNVKPNTKNEGSTDTGGREVDWFYVSMALGYVVGFWVVWYPLLLNKQWRIMYFQFLDRVECKFRGDVAPIW; encoded by the coding sequence ATGACTTCTCTTAAGCACCTTGATCTATCTACCAACAATTTCAACTCTTCAATTCCCAATTGGTTGTATAGTTTAAGTCATCTTGAGTTCCTCAACCTCCGCAAGAATCTTTTGCAAGGTATAATCTCTACTTCCATTAGAAACCTAACATCTGCCATTGGCATAGACTTGACAAGCAATCAACTTGATGGAAAGGTACCAAGATCTTTGGGCAATGTTTGCAATTTAAGGGAACTAAGATTGTCAGACAACAAATTGAGTCAAGAGGTATCGGAAATCTTAGAAAGTTTATTAAGATGTGTTTCGTATGGACTAGAGGTCTTAGAAATGTATGATGCTCAACTATCTAGTCATTTGACTGAGGAACTTGGGCAATTTCAAAATCTTACAATACTTTCTTTGGAGGGTAATTCAATTTGGGGTCCAATTCCAATTTCAATAGGAAAACTTTCATCTTTGAGATTCTTAGACCTTTCAAGTAATCAATTTAACGGAACTCTTCCTCAAAGTTTTGGAGGACTCTCCAAATTAGAGTATGTCTTTATTGGTGGGAATATGTTGGAGGGAGTAGTATCTGAAACTCATTTTGCCAATTTAAGAAGATTAAAGGAACTTAGCACAACTCCAACCCATTTGACTTTAAAAGTAAGTCCCAATTGGATTCCTCCTTTTCAAGTTGTCATTTTAGAATTGGGATCGTGGATTTTAGGGCCAAATTTTCCCTTATGGATTTGTTCACAAAAGCAAGTTTGGTCTTTGGATATATCCAACACAAATGTTATAGGTGCAATTCCTCCTTTGTTTTGGAATATGTCCTCTCAGTTCAATTATCTGAACTTGTCTCACAATCATATCTATGGAGAGATTCCAAATATCCCTGTGACTTTGTATCCTTCTTCCATGATTGATATGAGTTCTAATTCATTCAATGGTTCATTACCTCTTATATCCTCTAACGTGAGCTTTCTAGATCTATCTAACAATTTATTGTCTGGGTCTATTTCTCACCTTTTGTGTTATAAGAAGAATGAGCCCAAACAAATGAAACTTCTCAAtcttggaaaaaatattttatcaggAAATATAAGTTATTGTTGGGAGAATTGGCAAAAATTGTTGGTTTTAAATCTTGGAAACAATAATTTCACTGGTAGCATTCCAACATCCATTGAACATTTGAGTCTTCTTAAGTCTTTGCACCTAAGCAACAACAAAATCTCTGGGAAACTactacattttttgaaaaattgcacTGATTTGGAGATTATTGACATCAGTGAGAATAAGTTTTTTGGAATCATACCTTCATGGATAGGACAAAGACATTCAAGCTTGATCATTCTCATCCTTCGCTCAAACAATTTCCATGGCGCCATACCGAAACAACTTTGTGCTCTAACTTCACTCCAAATCTTGGACCTTTCACATAACAAGCTATTTGGAAGCATACCTGGGTGTGTTAACAATTTGAATGCCATGGCTTCAACTTCTCACAATATTTTACAGGACTTGTTTGTGGTTGTTGGTGTTTCCATGCATTTTGAAACGGCAAATCCTGAAAGGGCAAATCTTGTGATAAAAGGGCAAGTTCGTGAGTATACCACCAATCTTGGACTACTAAGAACTATAGACCTTGCGAAGAATAATTTATCAGGAGAGATCCCTAAAGAAGTGACTAGTCTTCAAGGATTACAATCATTGAATTTGtcatttaataatttgactGGAAGGATTCTTGAGAATATAGGTGCTATGGGATCCTTGGAATCTCTTGATTTCTCTGAAAACCAACTTTCAGGTGAAATTCCCCCAAGCATGtcaaatttaacatttttgaGTCAGTTGAACTTGGCAAACAACAATTTAATTGGGGAAATCCCTTTAAGCACTCAATTGCAAAGCCTCAATGCTTCTGGTTTTATTGGAAATAAACTTTGCGGGCCTCCACTTACTGATAATTGCACTATAAATAATGTAAAACCTAACACTAAAAACGAGGGAAGCACAGATACTGGTGGACGTGAAGTGGACTGGTTCTATGTGAGCATGGCACTTGGATATGTGGTTGGGTTTTGGGTTGTATGGTATCCTTTATTGCTGAACAAGCAGTGGAGAATTATGTATTTTCAATTCTTAGATCGCGTGGAGTGCAAATTTAGGGGTGATGTGGCACCAATTTGGTAG
- the LOC115956198 gene encoding uncharacterized protein LOC115956198, whose amino-acid sequence MVANEAWLQLFPEAKVFHISMSASDHCLLALSLNKNQQQKKRKKRFMFEAMWVREAECKEIVDTAWNLHTEEAAMSVQDRLKRCQRKKSCGTSDSRVLWLQNGDRNTKFFHASASQRQRRNRIGGLMDEEGIWQEEQGATEKIILEYFSSIFSSDHPSCFEASLEAVGEKVTPEMNDVLLGNFKADEVWHALQQMHPTKSRMVLANRLKRILNEVITDAQSAFVPRRLISDNVVVVFETMHTIGKRKKGKEGLMAIKLDMSKAYDRVEWGYLEAIMRKMGFSERWISLVMMCVTTVSHEILINGEPRGKITPSRGLRQGDPISPYLFLLCEEGLSALIRKMEAMGLLRGVGVSKQAPMVSYLFFADDSIIFCRATMEECKQVAEVLDTYEKESGQKINKDKTSLFFSKNTRADIQDGVKNMFGAQIVQQHEKYLGLPPMVGRGKKKAFNRIKDQVSRKIARWKGKLLSNAGREVLIKAVAQATPTYTMNCFKLPDTLCSEINSLVGGFWWGKKESARKIAWVSWENLCKPKKDGGMGFLDLKAFNLALLAKQGWRIQQRPDSLIHRVLKAKYFAKTSFLDAQVGKRPSYIWRSLMAAKPVLRDGVRWCVGDRKSIKIWEDAWLTSLGSGRIISPRPTMDVGECVANLIAHNKAEWKSDLVRSIFLPIEAEAILSIPLSSMNPVDSQVWAFTPNGTLSVKSAYKVAVRYLEVSKGNDGRPGCSDTSHMEMIWKLVILEDNCDLCGECESSGHILWGCRVAREAWSETKFRIGSLNRPPKDFIDVVWLLMTSSGEKVWEKFAVTAWLLWNNRNSVRFGGTCKSGKTIEREARKYVKEFRVAWLPESQKTQPATWVHHWTPPPQGMYKANVDAAVFKEQRCCGIGVVIRNDKG is encoded by the exons ATGGTGGCCAATGAAGCTTGGCTCCAGCTCTTCCCCGAAGCCAAAGTATTCCACATTTCGATGTCGGCATCAGACCATTGTTTGTTGGCTTTATCCCTGAACAAGAATCAGCAgcagaagaaaaggaaaaagagattCATGTTTGAAGCAATGTGGGTGAGAGAGGCAGAGTGCAAAGAAATTGTGGATACGGCTTGGAATTTGCATACAGAGGAGGCTGCTATGTCTGTCCAAGATAGGCTCAAAAGGTGTCAAA GGAAGAAATCATGTGGAACCAGCGATTCTCGGGTACTCTGGCTACAGAACGGAGATaggaatacaaaatttttccacGCTTCCGCCAGCCAAAGACAGCGGAGAAATAGGATTGGAGGCTTAATGGATGAGGAAGGCATTTGGCAAGAGGAACAGGGAGCAACAGAGAAGATCATTCTGGAATATTTTTCTTCGATATTTAGTTCCGACCATCCTTCATGTTTTGAAGCAAGCTTGGAGGCTGTGGGCGAAAAGGTGACACCTGAGATGAACGATGTGCTGCTGGGAAATTTTAAAGCGGATGAGGTTTGGCATGCGCTCCAACAAATGCACCCCACGAAATCTCGGATG GTTTTAGCGAATAGATTGAAAAGGATTCTTAATGAGGTGATCACTGATGCACAGAGTGCCTTTGTACCGAGGCGACTAATATCGGATAATGTAGTGGTGGTGTTCGAAACTATGCACACAATTGGtaaaaggaagaaagggaaGGAAGGTTTAATGGCCATTAAATTGGACATGAGCAAAGCCTACGATCGGGTAGAATGGGGCTATCTTGAGGCCATTATGAGAAAGATGGGTTTTAGCGAGAGATGGATATCTCTTGTCATGATGTGCGTTACAACGGTGTCCCATGAGATTCTTATCAATGGTGAACCAAGAGGGAAAATCACACCATCTAGGGGGCTTCGCCAAGGCGACCCCATCTCCCCTTATTTGTTCCTTTTGTGTGAGGAAGGGTTGTCGGCGTTGATTAGAAAGATGGAGGCTATGGGGCTGCTAAGGGGAGTGGGGGTGAGTAAACAAGCTCCGATGGTTTCGTACCTCTTCTTTGCGGACGATAGTATAATATTTTGTAGAGCTACAATGGAGGAATGCAAGCAGGTGGCAGAGGTTTTGGATACCTATGAGAAGGAGTCGGGGCAAAAGATCAACAAGGATAAAACGTCCTTGTTTTTCAGCAAGAACACAAGGGCGGATATCCAAGATGGGGTGAAGAACATGTTCGGTGCGCAGATTGTACAACAACATGAGAAGTATTTGGGTTTACCTCCGATGGTGGGAAGGGGCAAGAAAAAGGCTTTCAATCGTATCAAAGACCAAGTAAGCAGAAAAATAGCGAGGTGGAAGGGGAAGTTACTGTCCAATGCCGGTAGGGAAGTCCTGATAAAGGCCGTTGCACAAGCCACCCCTACCTACACCATGAATTGTTTCAAGCTTCCTGATACTTTGTGCTCGGAGATAAACTCTTTGGTTGGGGGTTTCTGGTGGGGGAAGAAGGAAAGTGCTCGGAAGATAGCTTGGGTTTCGTGGGAAAACTTGTGCAAACCAAAAAAGGACGGGGGTATGGGCTTTCTAGACTTGAAAGCATTCAATCTTGCGCTTCTGGCCAAACAAGGTTGGAGGATTCAGCAGAGACCTGATTCTCTAATCCACAGAGTGCTCAAAGCGAAGTATTTTgcaaaaacttcttttttggatgCTCAGGTGGGGAAAAGACCCTCCTACATATGGAGAAGCTTGATGGCAGCCAAACCGGTGCTTAGGGATGGGGTTAGATGGTGTGTGGGTGACAGAAAGAGCATCAAGATCTGGGAAGATGCGTGGCTTACTTCTTTGGGGTCAGGCAGAATCATTTCACCTAGGCCTACAATGGATGTTGGTGAGTGCGTGGCCAACCTGATTGCACACAATAAAGCAGAATGGAAAAGTGATTTGGTAAGAAGCATCTTCCTCCCTATAGAAGCAGAGGCCATCCTAAGCATTCCCTTAAGTTCCATGAACCCGGTTGACTCCCAAGTGTGGGCTTTTACCCCCAATGGCACCTTATCTGTCAAGAGTGCTTACAAAGTGGCTGTCCGGTACCTTGAGGTCTCTAAGGGAAATGATGGCAGACCTGGATGCTCGGATACATCCCATATGGAGATGATTTGGAAGCTG GTTATTTTGGAGGACAATTGTGACTTGTGTGGGGAGTGTGAGTCTTCAGGTCATATTCTATGGGGGTGTAGAGTAGCAAGAGAAGCTTGGAGCGAGACAAAGTTCAGGATTGGCAGTCTAAACCGCCCCCCTAAGGATTTCATTGATGTGGTTTGGCTGCTCATGACATCTTCAGGGGAGAAGGTCTGGGAGAAGTTTGCTGTCACGGCATGGCTACTGTGGAATAACAGAAATTCTGTCAGGTTTGGGGGTACATGTAAGAGTGGAAAGACCATTGAAAGGGAAGCAAGGAAGTATGTGAAAGAGTTCCGTGTAGCATGGCTGCCTGAGAGCCAAAAAACTCAACCAGCCACTTGGGTTCATCATTGGACCCCTCCCCCTCAAGGTATGTATAAGGCAAACGTTGATGCTGCTGTGTTTAAGGAGCAGAGGTGCTGTGGAATTGGTGTGGTaattagaaatgacaaaggctAG